The genome window AGTTCTGCGCGATTTCTTCGGGCACATAGGTCGTCAGATGCGAAAACGCACGATCCTCGATGAGCCGAAGGCGCACGGCGGTCTGCATGCGCGTGCCTGGCGCCACCCGCATGGCCTGCGCGACACCGGCGGGCGGCGCGCCATAGCTGAACGACAAAAGCCGCGCCGTGGTATTGTCCCCCATCTGCGCGACCTGCGGCATCAATGTCGCAAAATCCGCGGCGACCCCGGGGATCGGGCCAGGGCGTTTGACCATCGTGCCTGCTCCCGCGCGCCGCTCCACCAGCCCTTCGCCCTCGAGCACATCAAGCGCGCGGCGCACGGTCACCCGGCTCACGTCAAGCGTCGCAGCAAGCCTTTGTTCACCCGGCAGCAGATCGCCCTCGGCGTGCACCCCCCGCGTGATATCGTCACGCAACTGCAAATAGACGCGCCGCGCCTTGCCTCCTTCCGGAAGCCCGCTAGTTGACCGATCAACGACATCACGTGTCATGTACAATATGTCCTTCTTCTGATCTGGACGGTAGCGCAGAAAAACAAGATTGCAAGAAATCTATCTCTTTCCGAATACAAAATTGATCCTATGCTTATACGCTAAGCTGTACTATAGATAGTACCGGTTTGGAAAGGGAGATCCAATGCCCGTGATCGAGCTACACGTTATCGACGGCTATACCGACGATGACAAATCCCGTCTTTGCGCGGTCCTCACCGACGCGGTGCGACTGGTTGTGCCTGCCCCACCCGATGCTGTCACCGTCCTGATCCACGAGGTCGCTGCGGCAGGATACATGCGCGGGCGTCAACACCGGACCCCTGCCCCGGCCCTGCCCGATCCGACTCAGGCCGTGCGCGCGTTTCTCGCCGCAATGGAGGCGCGCGAGATTGACCGCGCCCGCGAGATGCTCGGCGCGGGGTTTGTGATGGAGTTCCCCGGCACCGGTCCGCTGCACCGCCTCGAAGACCTGATCGACTGGGCCAAGGATCGCTACCGATTCGTCACCAAAACCTACGAAGGATTTGACGCGCTGCAATCGCAGGGCGACGCGGCCATCGTCTATTGCCGTGGCACATTGTCCGGCGAATGGCCCAACGGCACCGCCTTTGACGGCATCCGTTTCATCGACCGGTTCGAGGTCACGGGCGGGCTGATCACCAAACAGGACGTCTGGAACGACATCGCAGAAATGAAGGATACCAAATGAGCGCCGACATCGATCCCGTAACCCTCGCCGTCCTGGCGGGCCGCATGGAGCAGATCGCCGACGAGATGGACGCGACGCTTTTCCGTGCGGCGTTCAATCCGATCATCGCTGA of Sulfitobacter albidus contains these proteins:
- a CDS encoding GntR family transcriptional regulator, whose product is MTRDVVDRSTSGLPEGGKARRVYLQLRDDITRGVHAEGDLLPGEQRLAATLDVSRVTVRRALDVLEGEGLVERRAGAGTMVKRPGPIPGVAADFATLMPQVAQMGDNTTARLLSFSYGAPPAGVAQAMRVAPGTRMQTAVRLRLIEDRAFSHLTTYVPEEIAQNYTEAELATTPLFRLLERSGVEVESADQSVTATLAAPDVAGHLGLSVGAPLLALDRVVRDAQGRGVEYLSALYRPDMFKLEMTLSRVGAGEGRHWEPVIKPSVPEAAA
- a CDS encoding nuclear transport factor 2 family protein encodes the protein MPVIELHVIDGYTDDDKSRLCAVLTDAVRLVVPAPPDAVTVLIHEVAAAGYMRGRQHRTPAPALPDPTQAVRAFLAAMEAREIDRAREMLGAGFVMEFPGTGPLHRLEDLIDWAKDRYRFVTKTYEGFDALQSQGDAAIVYCRGTLSGEWPNGTAFDGIRFIDRFEVTGGLITKQDVWNDIAEMKDTK